A window from Leptothermofonsia sichuanensis E412 encodes these proteins:
- the glmS gene encoding glutamine--fructose-6-phosphate transaminase (isomerizing), whose product MCGIVGYIGTRTASEILLEGLRKLEYRGYDSAGIATVLEGQIHCVRAKGKLHNLQEKLAGENNPAQIGIGHTRWATHGKPEEYNAHPHMDTACRIAVVQNGIIENYRELREDLKARGHEFRSDTDTEVIPHLIAECLKEIRHQEPGASSSEPGLTVDSFPDPARTPKVNPPYPSPLSSHSPLLEAVRQAVTQLQGAFAIAVISADYPDELIVARQQAPLVLGFGQGEFYCASDTPALVPYTRAVLPLDNGELARLTPLGVEVYSFEGQRLKKAPRTLNWNPVMVEKQGFKHFMMKEIYEQPGVVRACLEAYFDSEWDSSNPTQSPVQLNLPESLYTDLQRIQVVACGTSWHAGLVGKYLLEQLAGIPTQVQYASEFRYSPAPLTPHTLTIGVTQSGETADTLAALEMELQRRSQQPPEFQAHLLGITNRPESSLGNLVPHIIDTHAGIEIGVAATKTFVAQLMAFYALAIDLAFRRQSVSVDQLAKMLDGLRQLPAEIEMILESQERYIEELAHDFAETQDFIFLGRGINFPIALEGALKLKEISYIHAEGYPAGEMKHGPIALLDAKVPVVTIAMPGTVFEKVLSNAQEARARDARLIGVTPMDEQEAADTFDTLIPVPHVDELLSPIVTVIPLQLLSYHIAARRGLDVDQPRNLAKSVTVE is encoded by the coding sequence ATGTGTGGAATTGTTGGCTATATTGGCACGCGGACGGCAAGCGAAATTCTGCTGGAAGGGCTACGCAAGCTGGAGTATCGAGGGTACGACTCTGCTGGAATTGCAACCGTTCTGGAAGGGCAAATCCATTGTGTGCGAGCAAAGGGTAAACTGCACAACCTGCAAGAAAAGCTGGCAGGGGAAAACAACCCTGCTCAAATTGGGATTGGTCATACCCGCTGGGCAACCCACGGTAAGCCGGAGGAATACAACGCCCATCCCCATATGGACACCGCCTGTCGGATTGCCGTAGTCCAGAACGGAATTATCGAAAATTATCGGGAACTGCGGGAAGACCTGAAAGCCAGGGGACACGAATTCCGCTCTGATACTGACACGGAAGTGATTCCCCATTTAATTGCAGAATGTCTGAAGGAAATCAGGCATCAGGAACCAGGAGCCAGCAGTTCAGAGCCAGGATTAACTGTGGACTCCTTTCCCGACCCTGCGAGAACACCAAAGGTGAATCCCCCTTACCCCTCACCCCTCTCCTCTCACTCTCCTCTGCTCGAAGCTGTTCGTCAGGCTGTGACTCAGCTTCAGGGGGCGTTTGCGATCGCTGTTATTTCCGCCGACTACCCGGATGAGTTGATTGTTGCCCGCCAGCAGGCTCCCCTGGTGCTGGGTTTTGGGCAGGGCGAGTTTTACTGTGCTTCTGACACGCCAGCACTGGTGCCCTACACACGGGCAGTGTTGCCATTGGACAATGGAGAGCTGGCACGGCTTACCCCCCTGGGTGTGGAGGTCTACAGCTTTGAAGGACAACGGCTGAAGAAAGCTCCCCGTACCCTGAACTGGAACCCGGTGATGGTCGAAAAGCAGGGGTTCAAGCACTTCATGATGAAAGAAATTTACGAACAGCCAGGAGTGGTGCGGGCCTGTCTGGAGGCTTACTTTGACAGTGAGTGGGATTCCTCAAACCCCACGCAGTCCCCTGTGCAGTTGAATTTACCAGAATCGCTCTACACGGATTTGCAACGGATTCAGGTGGTGGCCTGTGGCACAAGCTGGCACGCGGGTCTGGTTGGCAAATATCTACTGGAACAACTGGCGGGTATTCCGACCCAGGTGCAGTATGCCTCGGAATTTCGCTACTCCCCTGCTCCCCTGACTCCCCACACTCTTACTATTGGTGTCACCCAGTCTGGCGAAACGGCTGATACTCTGGCAGCTCTGGAGATGGAACTGCAACGGCGATCGCAGCAACCTCCTGAGTTTCAGGCACATTTGCTGGGCATCACCAACCGTCCCGAAAGTTCCCTGGGCAATCTGGTTCCCCACATCATTGATACCCATGCCGGAATTGAAATTGGTGTGGCAGCGACCAAAACCTTCGTGGCCCAACTGATGGCGTTCTATGCCCTGGCGATCGACCTGGCGTTCCGTCGCCAGTCGGTTTCAGTGGATCAACTGGCAAAGATGCTGGATGGGTTGCGCCAGCTTCCAGCAGAAATTGAAATGATTCTGGAAAGCCAGGAACGCTACATTGAGGAGTTAGCCCATGATTTTGCTGAAACCCAGGATTTCATCTTCTTAGGACGGGGTATCAATTTCCCGATCGCCCTGGAAGGTGCCCTGAAGCTGAAGGAAATCAGTTATATCCATGCCGAAGGCTACCCGGCTGGTGAGATGAAACACGGTCCGATCGCACTGCTGGATGCGAAGGTGCCCGTGGTGACAATTGCCATGCCCGGAACGGTGTTTGAAAAAGTTTTATCGAATGCTCAGGAAGCCAGAGCCAGGGATGCCCGCTTGATTGGAGTCACTCCAATGGATGAACAGGAAGCAGCAGACACGTTTGATACCCTGATTCCCGTTCCCCATGTGGATGAGTTGCTATCGCCGATCGTCACGGTCATTCCGCTGCAACTGCTGTCCTATCACATCGCGGCTCGCAGAGGCCTGGATGTGGATCAGCCCAGGAATCTAGCCAAGTCGGTCACGGTGGAATAG
- a CDS encoding Uma2 family endonuclease — protein MDSTIAIRRLSVQDYHQMAESGILQPDERVELLEGQIIQMVAKGTAHSASVSRIEQLLRNRLGSCVLLRFQDPIRLDDYSEPEPDVAVVRPNPNFYEDHHPIPSEVFLLIEVSDKTLKFDRETKAPVYGRSGIAEYWVLDVNGRKLHVYRSPSKTGYQSETILSEELQIAPLAFPDCVIAVREMLRSP, from the coding sequence ATGGATAGCACGATCGCCATTCGTCGGTTGTCGGTGCAGGATTATCACCAGATGGCAGAGTCTGGTATCTTGCAGCCGGATGAACGGGTTGAATTGCTGGAAGGACAGATTATCCAAATGGTAGCGAAGGGAACGGCTCACAGTGCATCAGTTAGCCGAATAGAGCAATTGTTGAGAAATCGATTGGGCAGTTGTGTTTTGCTGCGATTTCAGGATCCCATTCGTTTGGATGATTATTCGGAGCCAGAACCCGATGTTGCTGTTGTCCGCCCAAACCCCAATTTCTACGAAGATCATCACCCCATACCATCAGAAGTTTTCCTGCTAATTGAGGTTTCTGACAAAACACTTAAGTTTGACCGTGAAACAAAAGCTCCAGTTTACGGGCGTTCAGGGATTGCAGAGTACTGGGTGCTGGATGTGAATGGGAGGAAATTGCATGTGTATCGATCGCCCAGTAAAACTGGCTATCAAAGTGAAACCATTTTGTCTGAGGAGTTGCAGATCGCTCCGTTAGCGTTTCCAGACTGTGTAATTGCAGTGCGGGAAATGCTGCGATCGCCCTAA
- a CDS encoding efflux RND transporter periplasmic adaptor subunit: MFPPVLRHRKTSGTVGWLLLAGSLVVLTGCGSTRAEAESRPRAGQPGAASQAPAAVNVAIAREGTVREQREYTGTTQPFRLVSLRSQVEGQVLDLSVDVGDAVQQGQILARIDGAVLSTNVAEAQAEVAARQSEVAQARIAVSDAQTQVNRARAELQQAQSDLNRLQFLGSQGAIPEQQVEQARTRVSTAQATLQSAQEQVRTRQQAVEAAQGRVSAQQAVVAREQERQSYTTLTSPVTGSVVEQTTEAGNLVQPGGEVLRLGDFSQVKVAVQISELELGNIRPGQSVQVRLDAFPDQTFTGQVSRISPAADPVARLVPVEVTVPNTSGRIGSGLLARVTFNQQTNRSRIVVPEVALQAGENQRGGPPRNAGNQAQAGGNSSNSQGGRQPRPVAAGTNQARGVGTLFIVEGTGNEATVAARQVTLGRRGDGQVEVLSGLQPGERFVARSSRALKNGDSVRLSILSEQAEHSN; the protein is encoded by the coding sequence ATGTTCCCGCCTGTATTGAGGCATCGAAAAACTTCTGGCACGGTTGGATGGCTGCTTCTGGCGGGGTCGCTGGTTGTGCTGACGGGGTGCGGCAGCACCAGAGCAGAGGCAGAATCTCGCCCGCGGGCAGGACAGCCAGGGGCAGCTTCCCAGGCTCCGGCGGCGGTGAATGTGGCGATCGCCCGCGAAGGGACTGTGCGGGAGCAGCGAGAATATACGGGAACAACGCAGCCGTTTCGTCTGGTGTCTTTGCGATCGCAGGTGGAGGGACAGGTGCTTGACCTGAGCGTGGATGTGGGTGACGCGGTGCAACAGGGACAGATTTTAGCCCGCATTGATGGGGCGGTTCTGTCTACCAACGTGGCAGAGGCTCAGGCAGAAGTGGCCGCCCGCCAGTCCGAAGTTGCCCAGGCGCGGATTGCGGTCAGTGACGCCCAGACCCAGGTGAATCGGGCGCGGGCAGAACTGCAACAGGCCCAATCTGACCTGAATCGATTGCAATTTCTGGGGAGCCAGGGGGCAATTCCAGAGCAGCAGGTGGAGCAGGCCCGGACGCGGGTAAGTACGGCGCAGGCGACCCTGCAATCAGCCCAGGAACAGGTACGCACCCGTCAGCAGGCAGTAGAAGCCGCCCAGGGCAGGGTTTCTGCCCAGCAGGCAGTGGTTGCCCGGGAACAGGAACGGCAGTCCTACACCACGCTGACTTCTCCAGTGACGGGATCGGTGGTGGAGCAGACCACAGAAGCGGGAAACCTGGTGCAACCGGGTGGGGAAGTTTTAAGGTTGGGGGATTTCAGTCAGGTCAAAGTGGCAGTTCAGATTTCCGAACTGGAACTGGGTAACATTCGTCCTGGGCAATCTGTCCAGGTCCGGTTAGATGCCTTTCCTGACCAGACCTTTACCGGGCAGGTGTCACGCATTTCCCCGGCGGCAGATCCCGTTGCCCGCCTGGTGCCAGTAGAAGTCACCGTTCCCAACACCAGTGGGCGAATTGGCAGCGGATTGCTGGCACGGGTGACCTTTAACCAACAGACCAACCGATCGCGAATTGTGGTTCCTGAAGTCGCCCTCCAGGCTGGCGAAAACCAACGTGGTGGGCCGCCGCGAAATGCCGGGAACCAGGCACAGGCAGGGGGCAACAGCAGCAATAGCCAGGGGGGTAGACAGCCCCGACCAGTGGCAGCGGGAACCAACCAGGCTCGTGGCGTCGGCACCCTGTTCATTGTGGAGGGCACGGGCAACGAGGCAACCGTCGCTGCACGGCAGGTCACCCTGGGTAGACGGGGCGATGGACAGGTCGAGGTGCTTTCAGGGTTGCAGCCAGGAGAACGCTTTGTCGCCCGCAGCAGCCGGGCACTGAAAAATGGCGACAGTGTGCGGTTGAGCATTCTGTCTGAACAGGCAGAACACTCGAATTAG
- the crcB gene encoding fluoride efflux transporter CrcB codes for METPLLLPLWIALGAIPGALSRYYLTLLCVQKFGGEFPFGTFIINLSGTFLIGFLATLFLSIKAGLPLNGFVIVGFLGSYTTFSTYALDTSNLLKLGNYRRALLYGLGSPVMGFLGVELGIALAQRL; via the coding sequence ATGGAAACCCCTCTTTTGCTACCCCTTTGGATTGCGTTGGGAGCCATTCCAGGCGCACTCAGCCGCTATTATTTAACGCTACTCTGTGTGCAGAAATTCGGTGGAGAGTTCCCCTTTGGTACATTCATTATCAATCTATCTGGAACGTTTTTGATTGGATTCCTTGCAACGCTGTTTCTGTCAATCAAAGCAGGTCTACCACTTAATGGATTTGTCATCGTAGGGTTTTTAGGGTCTTACACCACGTTTTCAACCTATGCCTTAGATACGTCAAACCTGCTTAAACTAGGGAATTACAGACGGGCATTGCTGTATGGGTTGGGCAGTCCAGTGATGGGGTTTTTAGGAGTCGAACTGGGTATTGCTCTGGCACAACGGTTGTAG
- a CDS encoding Chromate resistance protein ChrB, which translates to MPQSRWNLLIYRVPSQPSTQRVYVWRKLKGWGGLYLQQSVCVLPLRTELQQHLEKLKTEIIAGGGDADLLTVQIDDPEQNAMLVQRFQQQAEEEYREFLGRCQDFHKELDHERKSQNLTFAELDENEAELAKLRSWLPKIHERDLFETAGYVNAVKSLEACEQDFQTFSQQVYDAQNFNPGEDSKGTLL; encoded by the coding sequence ATGCCCCAATCTCGTTGGAACCTGTTGATTTACCGCGTGCCATCCCAGCCTTCAACTCAGCGGGTGTATGTGTGGCGCAAACTGAAGGGGTGGGGTGGACTGTATCTGCAACAGTCCGTCTGTGTCTTGCCGCTGCGCACTGAGTTGCAGCAGCACTTAGAGAAATTGAAGACTGAAATTATCGCAGGGGGGGGGGACGCCGATTTACTTACCGTTCAGATTGATGATCCAGAACAAAATGCCATGCTGGTACAACGCTTCCAGCAGCAGGCAGAAGAGGAATATCGAGAGTTTTTGGGGCGATGTCAGGATTTTCATAAGGAGCTTGACCATGAGCGAAAGAGCCAGAATTTGACCTTTGCCGAACTGGATGAGAACGAAGCAGAGTTGGCAAAACTGCGATCATGGTTGCCCAAAATTCATGAGCGAGATTTGTTCGAAACTGCGGGCTACGTCAATGCAGTAAAATCCCTGGAAGCGTGTGAGCAGGATTTTCAAACGTTTAGCCAGCAGGTGTACGACGCTCAAAACTTCAACCCAGGGGAGGATTCAAAGGGAACGTTGTTATGA
- a CDS encoding MarR family winged helix-turn-helix transcriptional regulator, with protein sequence MPASCPIQRENFTSRKGSDRVSMEHFSQTITPDQCAAGLMEVVPAIMQFIRIEMRDQSSTLLSVPQFRVLAYLDQFPGASLSEVADHLGVTRATASTMTDRLVQRHFVNRVEHPEMRRQIRLTLTDSGSAYLKEIQLVTQDKIAALLEPLTSEQLRDVATGLITLRKVFQCSPASKRSN encoded by the coding sequence ATGCCGGCATCTTGCCCAATCCAGCGAGAAAACTTCACCTCTCGTAAAGGGAGCGATCGCGTCAGCATGGAGCATTTTTCCCAGACAATTACTCCAGATCAGTGTGCAGCCGGGTTAATGGAAGTGGTTCCCGCCATTATGCAATTCATCCGCATCGAGATGCGGGACCAGAGTTCGACCCTGTTATCAGTGCCACAATTTCGGGTTCTGGCATATCTTGATCAGTTTCCAGGGGCATCCCTGTCAGAAGTTGCTGACCATCTGGGGGTGACCCGTGCCACGGCTTCTACCATGACCGATCGTCTGGTTCAACGCCATTTCGTCAACCGGGTTGAACATCCTGAAATGCGCCGTCAGATCAGGTTGACATTAACAGATTCTGGTTCTGCCTATCTGAAAGAAATTCAACTGGTTACCCAGGACAAAATTGCTGCACTGCTGGAACCGTTGACCAGTGAGCAACTGCGCGATGTTGCCACAGGTCTGATCACCCTTAGAAAGGTTTTTCAATGTAGCCCTGCCTCAAAACGAAGTAACTAA
- a CDS encoding Uma2 family endonuclease has product MVNTHEIPAATVQAATGEKRVTLHNVSWEAYEKILEALGTKRSAQLSYYKGTLEIMSPLEEHESASSRIDQFINVLTEEAGADLKSMQSTTLNKPGLRVGSEPDQCYYIANEFKVRGKIVDLKTDPPPDLIVEVDITHTDIDKNALYAEMGVPEFWRYNGEVLTIYQLQAGQYQEAEASPTFPAVPKEKLYEFLKECAEQGETQAKRNLRVWVREQLK; this is encoded by the coding sequence ATGGTCAACACCCATGAAATACCTGCTGCAACAGTTCAGGCGGCCACTGGCGAAAAGCGTGTCACATTGCATAACGTCAGTTGGGAGGCGTATGAAAAAATCCTGGAGGCGCTGGGAACTAAACGATCTGCTCAACTCAGCTACTACAAAGGCACCCTTGAAATCATGAGTCCACTTGAAGAGCATGAAAGCGCCAGCAGCAGAATCGATCAATTTATTAATGTGCTGACTGAGGAAGCCGGTGCTGATCTCAAAAGTATGCAATCAACGACATTAAATAAGCCAGGCTTGAGAGTTGGCTCTGAGCCTGACCAGTGCTACTACATTGCCAACGAATTTAAGGTTCGAGGCAAAATCGTTGATTTGAAAACTGATCCGCCCCCTGATCTGATTGTGGAAGTCGATATTACCCACACTGATATCGATAAAAATGCCCTGTATGCTGAAATGGGAGTGCCTGAGTTCTGGCGATACAATGGCGAGGTTTTAACAATTTATCAGCTTCAAGCGGGACAATATCAAGAAGCAGAAGCAAGCCCCACGTTTCCTGCTGTCCCTAAAGAAAAACTGTACGAGTTCCTGAAGGAATGCGCCGAGCAGGGAGAAACCCAGGCTAAGCGCAATCTCAGAGTTTGGGTACGAGAACAATTGAAGTGA
- a CDS encoding sodium:calcium antiporter, producing the protein MIVLWGVVMIAGVAAIVWGAETFARHLGGAAVRLRVSSFALALLLAGAEPEELATTIAATLKDAPAIAFGDVIGANIAICLVALGVGGIVAPLPFGKQVMRYALFGFPIGVAAVGFIWDGQVTRIEGAILLSLYVLYLGIIWMIERQPPAMGETDAIEEAAEELAHEGAKEQKGWVGKELLLVAAGLVAMAIGSTLLVEAVRQITSIEETQTTLAITVVGFATAFELVILCWSAACKGATEVAVAGVVGSFAYNVTMTLGAAALIRPLNITDASLLHKPAIAMLLALVLVIVLAIPKQQISQRAGWFLVAAYPVFLTVMFSL; encoded by the coding sequence GTGATTGTGTTGTGGGGAGTCGTGATGATTGCTGGAGTCGCTGCGATCGTCTGGGGGGCAGAAACCTTTGCCAGGCATCTCGGCGGCGCTGCCGTGCGGTTGCGGGTGAGCAGTTTTGCACTGGCATTGCTGCTGGCAGGGGCAGAACCCGAAGAACTGGCAACAACGATCGCGGCAACGTTGAAAGACGCTCCCGCGATCGCGTTTGGAGATGTGATTGGAGCAAACATTGCCATCTGCTTAGTAGCATTGGGTGTAGGGGGAATTGTAGCTCCGTTGCCTTTTGGGAAACAGGTGATGCGCTATGCCTTATTTGGGTTCCCGATCGGAGTAGCAGCCGTTGGTTTTATTTGGGATGGACAGGTCACGCGGATCGAAGGCGCGATTCTATTGTCACTTTACGTCTTGTATCTCGGCATTATCTGGATGATAGAGCGACAACCACCTGCAATGGGAGAAACTGACGCAATCGAAGAAGCTGCCGAAGAACTTGCTCATGAGGGAGCAAAAGAACAAAAAGGTTGGGTTGGGAAAGAACTCTTGCTAGTGGCAGCAGGTCTGGTGGCAATGGCGATCGGGTCTACGCTGTTAGTGGAAGCGGTACGTCAGATCACCAGTATTGAGGAGACCCAAACCACTCTGGCAATAACCGTTGTAGGGTTTGCCACTGCATTTGAACTGGTAATTTTGTGTTGGTCAGCAGCCTGCAAGGGAGCCACAGAAGTTGCTGTCGCGGGAGTGGTTGGGTCTTTTGCTTATAACGTCACCATGACTCTGGGAGCCGCTGCCTTGATTCGCCCGCTCAACATTACGGATGCATCTCTACTGCATAAACCGGCGATCGCAATGCTGCTGGCCCTGGTTTTAGTCATTGTGTTAGCCATCCCAAAGCAGCAGATCAGTCAAAGGGCAGGTTGGTTTCTGGTTGCAGCCTACCCTGTTTTTCTAACTGTCATGTTTTCGCTGTAA
- the crcB gene encoding fluoride efflux transporter CrcB: MLKQSILRKPVVRTVVAISLGAIAGALCRYYFGLAMNHLLGIAVPYSTLVINVTGCFAMGFLVTLSLGQVISLHPDIRLLLLTGFLGSYTTFSGYELDSVHLLQQDRLGADLFYWVGSVILGFMSLRFGMLFAEWLLGKLDPAEKTLHHRDRSN; this comes from the coding sequence ATGCTGAAACAGTCAATCTTGCGAAAACCTGTTGTGCGAACCGTTGTCGCCATTTCTCTGGGGGCGATCGCCGGAGCGTTGTGTCGATATTATTTTGGACTTGCCATGAATCATCTCTTGGGGATAGCGGTGCCCTACAGCACACTGGTCATCAATGTGACGGGGTGTTTCGCCATGGGGTTTCTGGTAACACTATCGCTGGGACAGGTGATCAGTCTGCATCCTGATATTCGTCTGCTGCTTCTGACAGGGTTTTTGGGGTCATACACCACCTTTTCCGGCTACGAACTGGATAGCGTCCATTTGCTCCAGCAGGATCGGTTAGGGGCAGACCTGTTTTATTGGGTTGGCAGTGTGATACTGGGATTCATGAGTTTACGGTTTGGTATGTTATTCGCAGAATGGCTACTTGGCAAGCTTGACCCTGCGGAAAAAACTCTCCATCATCGCGATCGCTCAAACTGA